CTCGAGGGGCTCGCCCTCGTTGTCGACGGGGACCGTGACGACCTCGCCGTTCGCGCTCGACAGGGCGAAGACCGTGCCGTCTTCGGCGACGACGACGTCCGCGCCCTCGCCGAGCTCTGCGACCGGGTCGGCGGCCTCGATCTCGAACGAGGCGATGCCCTTGACCGGAACGACCCACAGGTCGCCGGACTTCTTGTCGAGGATGGCGGCGGTCTGAAGGCCCATCGCCACCTTGGCGGAGCTCGGGATCCCGGCGGAGTCCCCCAGCGAGACCCGAGCCGGGTCGACCGCCGTGACGGTCGAGGCTCCCTCGTCGACCACGAGCACGTTCGCGGCGTCCTGGACGATGTCGTAGTCCTCGCCGGCGGTGCGCAGACCTCCGTCGAGGACGGTCGACTCGTGGTTGAAGTGCCCGACGAGCAGGCCCGACGTCTTGGTGATCCAGACGCCGCCGTCGTTCAGATCGACCTTGGTGGTCGGAAAGCCCTCATACGTGAGCGCCATCGTCGTGATGGCGATCACGCCGACGGTGACACCGGCGGCAGACGCCAGCATCTTCGGCCGCGCCCTCATCCACGACAACGCCTTCATACCCGGTTCCCCCCAGGGTCGACACACTTCGACACTTCCGTGCAGGGCACGACAGCCCCACAACGCACCCGTTCATCCTAACCGCGCGCCGGAACATCGTTCGATGGGCTGATCTGCCCATCCTGCAGGCGTCAGGCGCGCCAGCAGCCCGCCAGGTGATCGTCGACCATTCCCGCCGACTGCATGAGCGCGTACATGGTCGTGGGGCCGACGAACCGGAACCCCCGGCGGCGCAGCTCCTTGCTCAACGCGGTCGACTCCGGCGTGACGGCCGGGACGTCGGCCATCGTCGCCGGACGGACCCCGGATGCCGGCGGCGCGAACGACCACATCAGCTCGTCGAGCTCGCCGTCGGCCATGCCGCGGACGATCCGCGCATTGCCGATCGTGGCCTCGATCTTCGCCCGGTTGCGGATGATCCCGGCATCCGTCATGAGCCGCTCGATGTCTTCATCGCCGAACTCGGCGACGACCTCGGGCTCGAAACCGGCGAACACCTCGCGGAATCGCGGTCTCTTGCGCAGGATCGTGATCCACGAGAGACCGGCCTGGAACCCCTCCAGCGCCATCTTCTCGAACAGGGCCCGGTCGCCGTGCAGCGCCGTGCCCCATTCCTCGTCGTGATAGCGCCGGTACTCGTCGTCGTCGCCGACCCACGCGCAGCGGGCGCGGGAGTCGGGGCCCGCGAGGAGGGAGGTCATGCGGCGAGGCTACCCGCGACGACCGACATCACTCGCTGAACGTCGCGGCGTCGATCACGAACCGGTAGCGGACGTCGGACGCCAGCACCCGCTCGTAGGCGGCGTTGATCTCGGATGCCGGGATCACCTCGATCTCCGCGGCGATGCCGTGCGCGGCGCAGAAGTCGAGCATCTCCTGGGTCTCGGCGATGCCGCCGATGTTCGATCCCGCCAGCGAGCGCCGACCGCCGATCAGCGACATGACCTGCACGGGCAGCGGTTCCGCCGGCGCGCCGACGCACACCATGGTGCCGCCGACGTCGAGCAGGCTCAGGTACGAGCGCATGTCGATCAC
This genomic interval from Microbacterium sp. LWH11-1.2 contains the following:
- a CDS encoding DNA-3-methyladenine glycosylase I; amino-acid sequence: MTSLLAGPDSRARCAWVGDDDEYRRYHDEEWGTALHGDRALFEKMALEGFQAGLSWITILRKRPRFREVFAGFEPEVVAEFGDEDIERLMTDAGIIRNRAKIEATIGNARIVRGMADGELDELMWSFAPPASGVRPATMADVPAVTPESTALSKELRRRGFRFVGPTTMYALMQSAGMVDDHLAGCWRA